From Melitaea cinxia chromosome 16, ilMelCinx1.1, whole genome shotgun sequence, a single genomic window includes:
- the LOC123661059 gene encoding hornerin-like: MKFTVVFITLLTVSSTWGIKARIEEPKDKREAGVSYLPSHGSSSHAYNTPATYSAPSANQLEASAVSIGAGYSVGGAKPSYSFGDQGSGATYQLQQEGLPGSGHATIQLSPITLQPGHGLVSSDLSQLMSQLSHGINSGAIAIPSSGGQLYQFVGQAGQGGHAAQEYVPQFSYGSPNFQQYSLGEQSQPAVPSYALGTKGLGTYGSAGPVLFSPESSGNQAALNYAAPASGHSYEGAALPLGDSGNSLSGFSFGGSGHTLGSLKGISGYAGKSSFKPSTFLGASVQSDSGLTGSFGSPSFSNYQASAGTHGGPSFGSAGHGLSFGSLSAYAGGSPKGLPHSYLPSKSEGYGSLESIASAFSASGQIASPLGTTYGSPFSSYSTSNTHAASAPSPTYYVTSHKHSSPSSSSGSSSYRGPISSQHSSFSAGPKYSFGGHSSSRYASPKDTQGAYSESSYNTIKYSEELKPRHH; the protein is encoded by the exons ATGAAATTCACG GTCGTATTCATTACACTCTTAACAGTTTCTTCAACATGGGGTATAAAAGCAAGAATAGAAGAACCAAAGGACAAAAGAGAAGCAGGCGTTAGTTATTTACCATCACATGGCAGTTCTTCTCATGCTTATAATACTCCTGCTACATACAGTGCACCTTCTGCCAACCAATTGGAAGCCAGCGCTGTAAGCATTGGAGCAGGATACAGCGTAGGTGGTGCTAAACCTAGCTACAGTTTCGGTGATCAAGGGTCAGGAGCGACCTACCAATTGCAGCAAGAAGGTCTGCCCGGCAGTGGACATGCAACGATCCAACTCTCCCCTATCACCTTGCAACCCGGTCATGGATTAGTTTCTAGTGATCTTTCTCAACTAATGAGTCAACTATCTCACGGAATTAATTCTGGTGCTATCGCTATTCCGTCTTCGGGTGGTCAATTATATCAATTTGTTGGTCAAGCTGGTCAAGGTGGCCATGCTGCACAGGAGTACGTACCCCAGTTCAGTTACGGAAGTCCTAACTTCCAACAATATAGCTTAGGCGAACAAAGCCAACCTGCTGTTCCATCATACGCGCTTGGTACTAAAGGTCTCGGTACATATGGTTCTGCTGGTCCAGTTCTATTTTCCCCCGAGTCATCAGGTAACCAAGCAGCTTTAAATTATGCTGCACCAGCTTCTGGTCATTCCTATGAAGGCGCTGCGTTGCCTCTTGGTGATTCGGGCAATTCTCTCTCTGGGTTTTCATTCGGAGGTTCTGGACATACACTAGGATCTTTAAAGGGCATCAGTGGTTATGCTGGCAAATCAAGCTTTAAGCCATCTACATTTTTAGGTGCTTCGGTGCAAAGTGATTCAGGTCTTACTGGATCTTTTGGATCACCGTCTTTCAGTAACTATCAAGCATCTGCTGGTACTCACGGTGGTCCTTCCTTCGGATCTGCCGGACATGGCCTGAGTTTTGGATCGTTATCTGCCTATGCTGGTGGTTCACCTAAAGGACTCCCTCACTCATATTTACCATCTAAATCTGAAGGATATGGATCTCTGGAGTCAATTGCGTCTGCTTTCTCTGCTAGCGGCCAAATAGCATCTCCTTTAGGGACTACATATGGAAGTCCATTTTCTTCATACTCAACAAGTAATACACATGCAGCGTCTGCTCCTAGCCCTACTTACTATGTTACGTCGCATAAACACTCGTCACCTAGTTCTAGTTCAGGAAGTTCATCATACAGAGGTCCAATTTCCAGTCAGCACAGCTCTTTTTCAGCCGGTCCTAAATATAGTTTCGGTGGACATAGTAGCTCTCGTTACGCATCCCCTAAGGATACTCAAGGCGCCTACAGTGAATCTTCTTACAAC